A window of Aerococcus urinae contains these coding sequences:
- a CDS encoding dihydroorotase → MKVLIQAGKVYSQGSLTTMDILIEGGKIQALGQHLIDQDEVDQVIDASGCLVTPGLIDIHVHYREPGFEDKETIASGSRAAARGGFTSVCTMANTNPVPDTPEKLSQLIQKNQSDGEVKIHQYAPITKDLTSDQVVDIPAMKEEGAFALSNDGHGVQSAATMYQAMLAAKEQGLAICAHLEDRSLFNNGVINAGKAAERLELPGILSVAESSQLARDIELARATGVHYHVCHVSTAASLNLIRQAKLDGVNITCEVAPHHLLFHDGNILKDDANYKMNPPLRNSSDQEALVQALNDGTIDLIATDHAPHTEEEKSQGFLKSPFGIVGSETAFMSLYTLLVKRGKLSLERLIALMTDQPRQLFHLETAGTIWPGQAADISIFNLDRPYQVKASDYASKSSNSPLNNTSLYGKTEYCLVNGKVVYQAEGGNSNE, encoded by the coding sequence ATGAAAGTCCTAATTCAAGCAGGTAAGGTTTATAGTCAGGGCTCTTTGACGACTATGGATATTCTTATTGAGGGAGGAAAGATCCAAGCTTTGGGTCAACACTTGATCGACCAAGATGAAGTTGATCAAGTGATTGATGCTTCAGGTTGCTTGGTGACTCCAGGTCTTATTGATATCCATGTGCATTACCGGGAACCAGGTTTTGAAGACAAAGAAACGATTGCTAGTGGTAGCCGGGCAGCAGCTCGCGGAGGTTTTACTAGCGTATGTACCATGGCTAACACCAATCCCGTTCCTGATACCCCTGAAAAACTTAGTCAGTTAATTCAAAAGAATCAAAGTGATGGTGAGGTAAAGATTCATCAATACGCTCCCATTACCAAGGATTTAACCAGTGACCAAGTTGTTGATATTCCAGCAATGAAGGAGGAGGGTGCCTTTGCCTTGAGTAATGATGGACATGGCGTCCAATCTGCTGCAACCATGTATCAAGCGATGCTAGCAGCCAAAGAGCAAGGCCTAGCCATTTGTGCCCACCTAGAAGATCGTTCCTTATTTAATAATGGCGTGATCAATGCAGGTAAGGCTGCAGAGCGTTTGGAACTTCCTGGGATTTTATCAGTGGCTGAAAGCAGTCAATTGGCTAGAGATATTGAATTAGCTCGGGCAACAGGGGTTCACTACCATGTCTGCCATGTGTCTACGGCGGCCAGTTTAAATTTGATTCGCCAAGCCAAATTGGATGGAGTGAATATTACTTGTGAGGTTGCTCCCCACCACCTTCTCTTCCATGATGGCAATATCTTAAAAGATGATGCGAATTATAAAATGAACCCGCCATTGAGAAACTCATCAGACCAAGAAGCCCTAGTCCAAGCCTTAAATGACGGGACCATTGATTTGATCGCTACAGACCATGCTCCCCATACCGAAGAAGAAAAGAGTCAAGGTTTCTTGAAGTCCCCCTTTGGAATTGTTGGTAGCGAAACAGCCTTTATGAGTTTATACACGCTATTAGTTAAGCGAGGAAAACTCAGTTTAGAAAGGCTCATTGCCCTAATGACTGACCAACCTCGTCAATTATTCCATTTAGAGACAGCAGGAACAATCTGGCCAGGGCAAGCCGCTGATATTAGTATTTTTAACCTCGACCGTCCTTATCAAGTCAAGGCTAGTGACTACGCCTCAAAGAGTAGCAATAGCCCTCTAAATAACACCAGTTTATACGGAAAAACCGAATATTGTTTAGTTAATGGAAAAGTTGTTTATCAAGCTGAGGGAGGAAATAGTAATGAATAA
- a CDS encoding dihydroorotate dehydrogenase, whose protein sequence is MNNIQVELPGLSLSNPLMPASGSFGYGDFSNCQDLDLSQLGALVIKTTTLEAREGNPDPKMWWNDEYSLNAVGLKNPGIDVVIKEKLPQLKEKYPSLPIIASVGGNTVEDYCQVAQLFDQSGLVNALEINISCPNVKKGGLAFGKDPQFAKELTEKIKSLVDLPVYVKLSPNVDDVVAMAQALEEAGADGLTMINTLLGMGIDIKEKRPVLGNGYGGISGPLLKPLALRMIHQVRQQSQLPIIGVGGVCTVDDVIEMFMAGANAVQVGYQHFKNPGICIDLAKELPSRLAELGISSLTDIQVI, encoded by the coding sequence ATGAATAATATCCAAGTGGAATTACCCGGTTTATCCTTATCTAACCCTTTAATGCCCGCTAGTGGGAGTTTTGGTTATGGTGATTTCTCTAATTGCCAAGACCTCGATTTAAGTCAATTAGGCGCCTTAGTGATAAAAACCACCACTTTGGAAGCTCGCGAAGGCAATCCTGATCCTAAGATGTGGTGGAATGATGAATACAGTCTTAATGCAGTAGGCTTAAAAAACCCAGGAATTGATGTGGTTATCAAGGAAAAACTTCCTCAGCTCAAAGAAAAATATCCTAGCTTGCCTATCATTGCTAGCGTAGGAGGAAATACAGTTGAGGACTATTGTCAAGTCGCCCAATTATTTGATCAATCCGGCTTAGTGAACGCTCTTGAAATTAATATCTCTTGTCCGAATGTGAAAAAGGGCGGCCTAGCTTTTGGTAAGGATCCTCAATTTGCTAAGGAATTAACTGAAAAAATTAAGTCCTTAGTTGACCTACCAGTATACGTTAAATTGTCACCCAATGTCGATGACGTGGTGGCTATGGCCCAAGCCTTGGAAGAAGCAGGTGCAGATGGGCTAACCATGATCAATACCTTACTCGGAATGGGTATTGATATTAAAGAAAAAAGACCAGTTCTAGGTAATGGCTATGGGGGAATCTCAGGCCCACTCTTAAAACCCTTGGCTTTAAGAATGATTCACCAAGTCCGCCAACAAAGCCAGCTACCTATTATCGGGGTTGGTGGTGTATGCACGGTCGATGATGTGATTGAAATGTTTATGGCCGGAGCTAACGCCGTCCAAGTGGGTTACCAACACTTTAAAAATCCTGGAATTTGTATTGATTTAGCTAAAGAATTACCGTCTCGTTTGGCAGAATTAGGTATTTCGAGTTTAACAGATATCCAAGTAATTTAA
- the rplU gene encoding 50S ribosomal protein L21 codes for MYAVIKTGGKQIKVEEGSVIFVEKLDAEAGDKVTFDEVVFVGGESTKIGTPLVEGASVEGTVEKQGREKKVTTFKYRPKKDSRSKQGHRQPYTKVTIDSIKA; via the coding sequence ATGTACGCTGTTATTAAAACAGGTGGAAAGCAAATTAAAGTTGAAGAAGGTTCAGTAATCTTTGTTGAAAAATTAGATGCTGAAGCAGGAGATAAGGTAACCTTTGACGAAGTAGTCTTTGTTGGTGGTGAAAGTACTAAAATTGGTACACCATTAGTAGAAGGTGCCTCAGTTGAAGGAACGGTTGAAAAACAAGGTCGCGAAAAGAAAGTGACTACCTTCAAATACCGTCCTAAAAAAGACTCTCGTTCTAAACAAGGCCATCGTCAACCTTATACTAAAGTAACAATTGATTCAATTAAGGCTTAA
- a CDS encoding ribosomal-processing cysteine protease Prp, with protein MIQAKFKCKDGSFVSMTVLGHALSGEYGHDLVCAAVSTLTFSLVNNLERLTQVAPIVDLDPDGGYLYCEIPADLDDNQAQLAEILFKSCYYALKDDVSASQPDYLQVSLKK; from the coding sequence ATGATTCAAGCAAAGTTTAAATGTAAAGATGGAAGCTTTGTAAGTATGACAGTGCTAGGACACGCTTTATCAGGGGAATATGGCCATGATTTAGTGTGTGCTGCGGTGTCAACTTTAACTTTTTCCCTGGTGAATAATTTGGAGCGTTTAACACAAGTGGCTCCAATTGTTGACTTAGATCCAGATGGGGGTTATCTCTATTGCGAAATTCCCGCTGACTTGGATGATAACCAAGCCCAGCTTGCCGAAATCTTATTTAAAAGTTGCTATTATGCCTTAAAAGATGATGTTAGCGCCAGTCAACCTGACTATCTTCAGGTATCTTTAAAAAAGTAA
- the rpmA gene encoding 50S ribosomal protein L27, producing the protein MLKLDLQFFAHKKGGGSTANGRDSQAKRLGAKRADGQFVTGGSILYRQRGTHIHPGVNVGRGGDDTLFALCDGVVKFERKGRNSKQVSVYQEA; encoded by the coding sequence ATGTTAAAATTAGATTTACAATTTTTCGCCCACAAAAAAGGTGGCGGTTCCACAGCTAACGGCCGTGACTCACAAGCTAAACGTTTAGGAGCTAAACGGGCAGATGGCCAATTTGTAACAGGTGGATCAATTCTTTACCGTCAACGTGGTACCCATATTCATCCAGGTGTAAACGTTGGACGCGGTGGAGACGATACTTTATTCGCACTATGTGATGGTGTGGTTAAATTTGAACGTAAAGGTCGTAACAGCAAACAAGTTTCTGTATACCAAGAAGCTTAA
- a CDS encoding class I SAM-dependent methyltransferase — protein MDTEGIKSAFTYLHEATEKSAQALEMTYVEAIHETLQNLLLGSAQQINGAPDDQVIKELNNLYQKSQWQGLDQEAKHNIIQWLLIEGVKKQEIQANYQATPDAIALIIGYLAFRLVESNRNSLEKSINLFDPCFGTGNLWSLVAKTFTDQDYQVLGAGVDNDDLMLSIGEKAMALLGLSPKLTLADALGDLLVDPCQVIIADLPIGYYPQDQVAQTFKSGAKFIEEGSHAYAHYLLIEQGIHYLEDNAWGLFLVPKSTLTDPTLPQLMHGINETAYLQAFINLPQSLFQNEFSQKSILILQKQGDRAKQSDQVLIGNIPDFKAVDDMKQFTSQFNDWLDKHIVNGE, from the coding sequence ATGGATACCGAAGGAATTAAATCAGCCTTTACATATTTGCATGAAGCGACCGAAAAAAGTGCTCAGGCCTTAGAAATGACCTATGTTGAGGCTATTCATGAAACATTACAGAACCTATTACTAGGATCAGCTCAGCAAATTAACGGAGCACCTGACGATCAAGTGATTAAGGAATTAAATAACCTCTATCAAAAAAGTCAGTGGCAGGGTTTAGACCAGGAAGCCAAGCATAATATCATCCAATGGCTATTGATTGAAGGGGTAAAGAAGCAAGAAATACAGGCTAATTATCAAGCCACTCCTGATGCCATTGCCTTAATTATCGGCTACTTGGCCTTTCGCTTAGTTGAGTCGAATCGAAATTCGCTAGAAAAGTCTATCAATCTTTTTGATCCCTGCTTTGGCACCGGTAATTTATGGTCACTGGTGGCGAAGACTTTTACGGACCAAGACTATCAAGTCCTTGGGGCCGGAGTTGATAATGATGACTTGATGCTATCTATTGGTGAAAAGGCCATGGCCTTACTTGGCTTAAGTCCAAAACTCACCCTTGCTGATGCTTTGGGAGATTTGTTGGTTGATCCCTGTCAGGTTATTATTGCTGATTTACCGATAGGCTATTATCCTCAAGACCAAGTCGCCCAGACTTTTAAGAGTGGGGCAAAATTTATTGAGGAAGGCTCCCATGCCTATGCCCATTATTTGTTAATTGAGCAGGGGATTCATTATTTAGAGGACAATGCTTGGGGCTTGTTCTTAGTCCCCAAATCTACTTTAACCGATCCAACGCTACCGCAATTGATGCATGGGATAAATGAAACAGCTTATTTGCAAGCCTTTATTAATTTACCCCAAAGTCTTTTTCAAAATGAGTTTTCGCAAAAAAGTATCCTGATTCTCCAAAAACAAGGAGACCGGGCCAAGCAAAGTGACCAGGTCCTTATTGGTAACATTCCTGATTTTAAAGCAGTTGACGACATGAAACAATTTACTTCACAATTTAACGATTGGTTAGACAAGCATATCGTTAATGGGGAATAA
- a CDS encoding ABC transporter ATP-binding protein, with amino-acid sequence MGRRTPKSTSKALKRLFKFFGHYQKSFIAVVILSVAATIAETVAPKILGQATTLIAEGVNQGLQEMNGQMGYKIDFTGIFRVLLVVAALYIATSIGRYFQNYLLSHAVQGTIANLRQAMRDKLNKLPISTIDHLSTGEILSRAINDIENIARTLQQNIAQTIMSITQLIGVVTMILMISPKIGGLMILTVLFAVFLVSRITPITQRLFADRQRIQGSINDHIEEDYNGQIEIRAFNQQGHKRDLFEEETDAYYKTSQRAEFFSGFLYPMVNFIRNLDYVLIAFVGGIEILQGRLPLGDVQALLQYNPQLYQPISNLATIVNQIQSTLASAERVFEFLDLEEMEVTHSDYSLIDTDKKVIFNNVYFGYDDDHYTLKDYNLDVNEGETIAIVGPTGAGKTTLINLLERFYDVDKGSIKIDGKDIRDYSREDVRKQMGMVLQDTWLFNGSIYDNIAYGDHNQSVSEEEVYAAAKTAHVDDFVRKLPDGYDTIINEDASNISQGQRQLITIARALVATPDILILDEATSSIDTRTEELIQKATEKLLKGRTSFVIAHRLSTIQDADQIIVMDQGRIIEKGNHESLMEKRGFYYGLYSAQFQED; translated from the coding sequence ATGGGAAGACGTACACCAAAATCAACTAGCAAAGCCCTTAAACGTCTTTTTAAATTTTTCGGTCACTATCAAAAATCATTCATTGCGGTTGTAATCCTTTCGGTGGCAGCAACGATAGCCGAAACCGTTGCGCCTAAAATTTTAGGACAAGCAACGACCTTGATTGCTGAAGGAGTCAACCAAGGACTACAAGAAATGAATGGACAAATGGGCTATAAGATTGACTTTACCGGGATTTTCCGTGTGCTTCTAGTGGTCGCTGCCTTATATATTGCCACTAGTATTGGCCGTTACTTCCAAAATTATTTACTGTCCCATGCCGTACAGGGAACAATTGCTAATCTCCGCCAAGCCATGCGAGATAAATTGAACAAGCTTCCAATTAGTACCATTGATCATTTATCGACCGGTGAAATTTTGAGTCGGGCTATTAATGATATTGAAAATATTGCCCGTACCCTGCAACAAAATATTGCTCAAACCATTATGAGTATTACCCAGTTAATTGGTGTAGTAACGATGATCCTCATGATCAGTCCCAAAATTGGGGGGCTTATGATATTAACTGTTCTATTTGCTGTTTTCCTGGTCAGCCGCATCACACCAATAACTCAAAGACTCTTTGCTGACCGGCAAAGAATTCAAGGAAGCATTAATGACCATATTGAGGAAGACTATAATGGTCAAATTGAAATTCGTGCTTTCAACCAACAAGGTCATAAGCGCGATCTATTTGAAGAAGAAACCGATGCTTATTATAAAACCTCACAACGGGCAGAATTCTTTTCTGGTTTTCTCTATCCCATGGTTAACTTTATCCGTAATTTAGATTACGTCCTCATTGCGTTTGTCGGGGGGATAGAGATTTTACAAGGTCGTCTACCACTTGGGGATGTCCAAGCCCTCTTGCAATACAACCCACAACTTTACCAACCCATTTCCAACCTTGCTACTATCGTTAACCAAATTCAAAGTACCCTAGCTTCCGCAGAACGGGTATTTGAATTCCTAGATCTGGAGGAAATGGAAGTAACCCATAGCGACTACTCCCTTATTGACACTGATAAAAAAGTAATCTTTAACAATGTTTATTTTGGTTATGATGACGACCATTACACTTTAAAAGATTATAATTTGGATGTTAATGAGGGCGAAACTATTGCTATCGTTGGCCCTACTGGTGCTGGTAAAACGACTCTAATTAACTTATTAGAGCGTTTCTACGACGTCGATAAAGGTAGTATTAAAATTGATGGTAAAGATATTCGTGACTATTCCCGCGAGGATGTTCGTAAACAAATGGGAATGGTCTTACAAGATACCTGGTTATTTAACGGAAGTATTTATGATAATATCGCATACGGTGATCATAACCAATCTGTTTCAGAGGAAGAAGTTTATGCTGCAGCTAAAACCGCCCATGTCGATGACTTTGTTCGGAAATTGCCTGATGGCTACGACACCATCATTAATGAAGATGCTTCAAATATTTCTCAGGGGCAAAGACAGCTCATTACGATTGCCCGTGCCCTAGTAGCCACACCAGATATCTTAATCTTAGATGAAGCGACCTCAAGTATTGACACACGCACTGAAGAATTAATTCAGAAAGCAACCGAAAAATTACTTAAAGGACGAACCAGTTTTGTGATTGCTCACCGTTTAAGTACGATTCAGGATGCTGATCAAATTATTGTTATGGACCAAGGAAGAATTATTGAAAAAGGTAACCATGAAAGTCTAATGGAAAAACGAGGCTTCTATTACGGCTTGTATAGCGCCCAATTCCAAGAAGATTAA
- a CDS encoding ABC transporter ATP-binding protein codes for MLKILKRIPIHLILLSIFFAFAQGLAELVLPTFTAGLVNQGIVPGDFSAISRIAIQMLGVTLIIVGSALANIWFASQASQGLGKDLRDTIYAKVQRLSKDTYDHFGGASLITRSSSDIMQIELTTMMVLRMFLLAPAMLIASLVMAYRASALLSQTYLVTIPLVIISLALVLYFASPLFRAMQAKVDNMNLIFREGLTGIRVIRAFNKSDYESKRFAKANEDYRQTAVGAQIRLAFLLPALLLILNLTTIYINWFGGHLVANQQLSIGVILSFVSYTSIMGISFAFIGMMFVLIPRAQVSAERINQVLDAPEKIHSPADGGKTFDPKRQARLDFDHVNYSYQGAESNVLTDINFSIKAGETLGIIGGTGSGKSTIANLILRFYERSSGDIKINGEKIESYNLDALRDYIAYVPQKANLFKGNIRSNLEFGKGQASDEEIWQNLKIAQAADFVSNLSDGIDHRVEQRGSNFSGGQKQRLCIARALMKDAAILIFDDSFSALDAKTDVNLRQALSQYAKNKITLIISQKVSTIRDADKILVLEDNGSVAGLGNHDTLMETSPLYASIVSSQLKEVSE; via the coding sequence ATGTTAAAAATATTAAAACGCATCCCCATACACTTAATCTTGCTGAGTATCTTCTTTGCATTTGCCCAAGGGCTTGCTGAATTAGTCTTACCAACTTTCACCGCTGGCCTAGTTAACCAAGGGATTGTCCCTGGGGATTTTTCAGCCATTAGCCGAATTGCTATCCAGATGCTAGGTGTCACCCTAATCATTGTTGGTTCTGCCCTAGCAAATATCTGGTTTGCTTCACAAGCCTCACAAGGACTGGGAAAAGATTTACGAGATACCATCTACGCTAAAGTACAACGCTTATCGAAAGACACTTACGATCATTTTGGTGGTGCCTCTCTGATTACTCGGAGCTCAAGTGACATTATGCAAATTGAATTGACCACAATGATGGTCTTACGAATGTTTCTATTGGCTCCAGCTATGCTTATTGCTAGCTTAGTGATGGCCTACCGAGCAAGCGCCTTACTTAGTCAAACCTATCTGGTTACCATTCCCCTAGTTATTATCTCTTTAGCCTTAGTCCTCTATTTCGCCTCCCCCTTATTCCGCGCCATGCAAGCCAAGGTGGACAATATGAACCTGATCTTTAGAGAGGGACTAACTGGTATTCGCGTCATTCGCGCCTTTAATAAGAGTGACTATGAATCCAAGCGCTTTGCTAAGGCCAATGAAGACTATCGGCAAACGGCTGTTGGCGCCCAAATTCGCTTAGCTTTCCTACTCCCTGCCCTACTCTTAATTTTGAACCTAACCACGATTTATATTAACTGGTTTGGGGGGCATTTAGTCGCCAACCAACAACTCAGCATTGGAGTTATTCTTTCCTTTGTTTCCTATACATCCATTATGGGAATATCCTTTGCCTTTATCGGCATGATGTTTGTTCTCATCCCAAGAGCCCAAGTTTCAGCTGAACGGATTAATCAAGTCCTCGATGCTCCTGAAAAAATTCATTCCCCTGCTGATGGTGGCAAGACTTTTGACCCTAAGCGGCAAGCTAGACTAGATTTTGACCATGTCAATTACAGCTATCAAGGGGCAGAATCTAATGTTTTAACCGATATTAATTTCTCTATCAAAGCTGGGGAAACCTTAGGAATCATTGGCGGGACAGGTTCGGGAAAATCAACAATTGCTAACCTCATCCTGCGCTTCTATGAACGTTCTAGTGGCGACATCAAGATTAATGGCGAAAAAATTGAAAGCTATAATCTTGATGCTCTACGTGACTATATCGCCTACGTTCCTCAAAAGGCCAACCTCTTCAAAGGAAATATTCGATCTAACTTAGAATTTGGTAAGGGGCAGGCTAGTGATGAAGAAATTTGGCAAAACTTAAAGATTGCTCAAGCTGCTGACTTTGTGTCAAACTTATCCGATGGCATTGACCACCGGGTCGAGCAACGCGGTTCAAATTTCTCAGGAGGACAAAAACAACGTCTCTGCATCGCCAGAGCCCTGATGAAGGATGCGGCTATTTTGATCTTTGATGATTCCTTTTCTGCCTTAGATGCTAAAACAGATGTCAACCTAAGACAGGCACTGAGTCAGTACGCCAAGAATAAAATTACCCTTATTATTTCGCAAAAGGTCTCTACAATTAGGGATGCTGATAAAATTTTAGTCTTAGAAGACAATGGGAGTGTGGCTGGTTTAGGTAACCATGATACTTTAATGGAAACTTCGCCTTTATATGCTTCGATTGTGTCATCACAACTCAAGGAGGTGAGTGAATAA
- a CDS encoding MarR family winged helix-turn-helix transcriptional regulator — MEFAKDHLSTLLFQVATLEKSYIDKQVKKANLNIIQAKSLYYIHLHPQLIQKELAEYLDKPHATTSNIVTSLESKGYLYRKQISGNEQKKYLFLTPQGEKLAKEIKFIFDQLEEIVTNNLSLNDKKEIQELLKRIHNNLQEQK, encoded by the coding sequence ATGGAGTTTGCCAAAGACCACCTAAGTACACTACTCTTTCAGGTAGCGACTTTAGAAAAAAGCTATATCGACAAACAGGTTAAAAAAGCTAATCTAAATATCATTCAAGCCAAGAGTCTTTACTATATCCATCTCCATCCCCAGCTCATCCAAAAAGAGCTTGCAGAATATTTGGATAAACCCCATGCTACGACCAGTAATATTGTGACTAGTCTGGAAAGTAAAGGTTATCTTTATCGCAAACAAATTTCCGGGAATGAACAAAAGAAATACCTGTTCTTAACGCCACAGGGAGAAAAACTGGCTAAAGAAATCAAATTCATTTTTGACCAACTTGAAGAAATTGTGACTAACAATTTATCCTTAAATGATAAAAAAGAAATTCAAGAATTACTCAAACGTATTCACAATAATTTACAAGAACAAAAATAA
- a CDS encoding YolD-like family protein — protein MPKQTKHKKFPHAYRSMIKWQSMFLSEHREALRSRQKNYGRVHPLALTSQQMTLTKLRQKLFLALNSQLPCTIVLNEVDSDGHYRLLHGYIHSLDHEYFLMNQETIPLSLLKSCQVILD, from the coding sequence ATGCCCAAGCAAACGAAGCACAAAAAATTCCCCCATGCCTATCGATCCATGATCAAATGGCAGAGCATGTTCCTATCTGAACACCGAGAAGCCTTAAGGTCAAGGCAAAAAAATTACGGTAGAGTCCATCCCCTGGCCTTGACTAGCCAGCAAATGACTTTGACCAAACTCCGCCAGAAACTTTTTTTGGCCTTGAATAGTCAACTCCCCTGCACCATTGTTTTGAATGAGGTCGACTCAGATGGCCACTATCGATTACTACATGGTTATATACACAGCCTGGACCACGAATATTTTCTGATGAACCAAGAAACAATTCCTTTATCTCTCCTTAAATCTTGCCAAGTCATTCTAGATTAA
- a CDS encoding esterase family protein, with protein sequence MNFESYTHYGHTIGRNMSINRYGHAGKPFLVFPSSGGSHNEYADFGMIEACQAWIDNGKLQFFTLSSYDDQSWLSNKSGHDMALAQQAYDRYFIEEALPLIKHVSNWMDPMGATGCSMGAYHAVNTFLNHPDVIDTVIALSGVYDVRYFMKGYQDDFEIYHNSPVDFLWGQNDPWFIDHYRQGDVIVCTGLGPWEEDGLPSFYSLKEAFEFKQIPAWFDTWGEDVAHDWPWWRKQMPYFLQVLYPL encoded by the coding sequence ATGAATTTTGAAAGCTATACCCACTATGGGCACACTATTGGACGAAATATGTCAATTAATCGTTATGGACACGCTGGAAAGCCCTTTTTGGTCTTTCCCTCTTCAGGTGGGTCTCATAATGAATATGCTGATTTTGGTATGATTGAGGCCTGTCAAGCCTGGATTGATAATGGTAAGTTGCAATTCTTTACCTTATCCTCCTATGATGACCAGAGCTGGTTATCCAATAAATCAGGTCATGATATGGCCTTAGCTCAACAGGCTTATGATCGTTATTTTATTGAAGAAGCCCTGCCTTTAATTAAGCATGTTTCGAATTGGATGGACCCTATGGGAGCAACCGGTTGCAGTATGGGAGCCTACCATGCTGTTAATACTTTTCTAAACCACCCAGATGTGATTGATACTGTGATTGCTCTAAGTGGAGTATACGATGTTCGTTATTTCATGAAGGGCTACCAGGATGACTTTGAAATTTACCATAACTCACCAGTCGATTTCCTTTGGGGACAAAATGATCCCTGGTTTATTGATCATTACCGCCAGGGAGATGTTATTGTATGTACAGGACTGGGCCCTTGGGAAGAAGATGGCCTACCCAGTTTTTATAGCTTAAAAGAGGCTTTTGAATTTAAGCAAATCCCTGCTTGGTTTGATACTTGGGGAGAAGATGTGGCCCATGATTGGCCATGGTGGCGCAAACAAATGCCATATTTTCTGCAAGTTTTGTATCCCCTATGA
- a CDS encoding DegV family protein: MKAAFIIDSTASLPNKIKNLANVMEVELSVRFPDGEVFSDTTDTAESKRFYNKLETSEELPTSSQPQPVEFYRVCDQLVEEGYDTVFGIFLSSKISGTLQTAHMILEEYADHFNSYIIDSKGTSIQMLHILKEGMAMVEEGRQPQAIAEEMQWIADNSRVYVMLKDLKNIVKGGRATSFQAALSTMLRVFVILYFNEAGEVVLYDKVRTKRKVIKRYIELVQEAKDRYPAGLKLAFAHGNAPGEVKEFEQAILAEFPDLDYMTTYLTPVLGTHGGQGCIGMGTLACRRPQGE, translated from the coding sequence ATGAAGGCTGCTTTTATCATTGATAGTACGGCATCACTTCCCAATAAGATTAAGAATTTGGCCAATGTCATGGAAGTGGAATTATCGGTACGTTTTCCTGATGGGGAGGTCTTTAGCGACACGACAGATACTGCGGAAAGCAAACGCTTTTACAACAAATTGGAGACCAGTGAGGAACTCCCAACTTCATCGCAACCTCAGCCTGTAGAGTTTTACCGGGTCTGTGACCAGCTAGTGGAAGAAGGCTATGACACGGTTTTTGGTATTTTCCTCTCCTCTAAAATAAGTGGAACCTTACAGACTGCCCATATGATTTTAGAGGAGTATGCTGATCACTTTAACTCTTATATTATCGACTCTAAGGGAACTTCGATCCAAATGCTTCACATCTTAAAAGAGGGAATGGCAATGGTAGAAGAGGGGCGGCAGCCTCAAGCTATAGCGGAAGAAATGCAATGGATTGCTGATAACTCCCGTGTCTATGTCATGTTAAAAGACTTGAAAAATATTGTTAAAGGCGGACGAGCGACTTCCTTCCAAGCAGCCTTGTCTACCATGTTAAGAGTATTTGTTATTCTATACTTCAATGAAGCAGGTGAAGTGGTCTTATATGATAAGGTTAGAACCAAACGCAAGGTGATCAAGCGCTATATTGAACTCGTTCAAGAGGCAAAAGATCGCTACCCTGCAGGGCTAAAATTAGCCTTTGCTCATGGTAATGCCCCAGGGGAAGTCAAAGAATTTGAACAAGCAATTTTAGCTGAATTTCCTGATTTAGATTATATGACGACTTATTTGACCCCCGTTTTAGGAACCCATGGCGGCCAAGGATGTATTGGCATGGGAACGTTAGCATGTCGTCGTCCACAAGGAGAATAA